Proteins encoded within one genomic window of Triticum aestivum cultivar Chinese Spring chromosome 2D, IWGSC CS RefSeq v2.1, whole genome shotgun sequence:
- the LOC123050268 gene encoding probable xyloglucan endotransglucosylase/hydrolase protein 12 — MESSRRALLLVAVAAAAIGLASASFRDNCDIKWNPENAAFSDDGHGLTMSLKSNSSGCLLQTKKQFIYGSVSTLIKLVPGNSAGTVTTYYTSSVGADHDEIDFEFLGNQTGQPYTLHTNVFADGVGKKEMQFVPWFDPTADFHAYTISWTPCMIVWYVDDVPIRVFRNYRDKGIAYPIKRPMFGYSSIWSAEDWATQGGRVKADWSKAPFVAGYRDMVLDVCPCDGADSCVYGCAGAFSHGGRQQNCAGLSDEQRGKMLWVQKTHRIYDYCVDYRDNKKPGPECSLPQY; from the exons ATGGAGAGCTCAAGGAGGGCGCTCCTCCTggttgcggtggcggcggcggccatcgGCCTCGCCAGTGCCAGTTTCCGCGACAACTGCGACATCAAGTGGAACCCCGAGAACGCGGCCTTCTCCGACGACGGCCACGGCCTGACCATGTCCCTAAAGAGCAACTCCTCCGGCTGCTTGCTGCAGACGAAGAAGCAGTTCATCTACGGCAGCGTCTCCACCCTCATCAAGCTCGTCCCGGGGAACTCTGCCGGCACCGTCACCACATACTAC ACATCGTCCGTGGGGGCCGACCATGACGAGATCGACTTCGAGTTCCTGGGGAACCAGACGGGGCAGCCCTACACGCTGCACACCAACGTGTTCGCCGACGGCGTGGGCAAGAAGGAGATGCAGTTCGTGCCCTGGTTCGACCCCACCGCCGACTTCCACGCCTACACCATCTCCTGGACGCCCTGCATGATCGTCTGGTACGTCGACGACGTCCCCATCCGGGTGTTCCGCAACTACCGGGACAAGGGCATCGCGTACCCGATCAAGCGTCCGATGTTCGGCTACTCCAGCATCTGGTCGGCGGAGGACTGGGCCACGCAGGGCGGCCGCGTCAAGGCCGACTGGTCCAAGGCGCCCTTCGTCGCCGGCTACCGTGACATGGTCCTCGACGTCTGCCCCTGCGACGGAGCCGACTCCTGCGTCTACGGCTGCGCCGGGGCCTTCAGCCACGGCGGGAGGCAGCAGAACTGCGCTGGCCTCAGCGACGAGCAGCGGGGCAAGATGCTGTGGGTGCAGAAGACTCACAGGATCTACGACTACTGCGTTGACTACAGGGACAACAAGAAGCCCGGCCCCGAGTGCAGCCTGCCGCAGTACTGA